From a region of the Nitrospirae bacterium YQR-1 genome:
- a CDS encoding radical SAM protein — protein MLRVWGFDGPFYLQWHITDDCNLKCIHCYREGGKSVKPSRADLMNVLNNFNRFLKSTGRRGRFQISGGEPFLSEDLFTILAEAKNHGYPVRVLSNATVMTHNIAKRLGVSGCRIVQASFEGSEEIHDKIRGCGSFKKALEGIKILSEHDIEVTVMMTVSDINYQVLKETIELTAPYARRFAFSRLVPQGAGKDLSDSMLTARQVRALFKEFYQLKLHSENRSGMQASKTYRDPLWQVFFRSVNPRLLGGCSIGFNGICVDTDGTVYPCRRLPVSLGNMHDTDLTEIWNSGILQELRNRDLLKGKCGKCNLRWQCGGCRAIAYAKTGDYLSEDPQCFN, from the coding sequence GTGCTTAGAGTGTGGGGATTTGACGGGCCTTTCTATTTGCAGTGGCACATTACGGATGACTGTAATCTTAAGTGCATACACTGTTACAGGGAGGGCGGAAAGAGTGTAAAACCCAGTAGGGCGGATTTAATGAATGTGTTGAATAACTTTAACCGGTTTTTAAAGTCAACCGGCAGGAGGGGCAGATTTCAAATAAGCGGAGGTGAGCCTTTTCTTTCAGAGGATTTGTTTACAATCCTTGCAGAGGCTAAAAACCACGGCTATCCGGTCAGAGTGCTCTCAAACGCAACAGTGATGACACATAACATAGCAAAGCGTTTGGGTGTGTCGGGATGCCGCATTGTGCAGGCATCTTTTGAGGGCTCTGAGGAAATCCATGACAAAATCAGAGGGTGTGGGTCATTTAAAAAAGCTCTTGAAGGTATAAAAATTCTCTCTGAGCACGACATTGAAGTGACCGTTATGATGACAGTGTCGGATATTAATTATCAGGTATTAAAAGAGACGATTGAACTTACTGCGCCATATGCCCGGCGTTTTGCATTTTCACGGCTTGTGCCGCAGGGAGCAGGTAAGGACTTATCCGATTCGATGTTGACGGCAAGACAAGTTAGGGCGCTGTTTAAGGAATTTTATCAATTGAAGTTACACTCTGAAAACCGCAGCGGTATGCAGGCCTCAAAGACATATCGCGACCCTCTTTGGCAGGTTTTTTTTAGAAGTGTAAATCCACGGCTTTTAGGAGGCTGTTCAATCGGGTTTAACGGAATATGCGTGGATACGGACGGCACAGTGTATCCGTGCAGGAGGCTTCCGGTCTCTCTTGGAAACATGCACGATACTGACTTAACGGAGATATGGAATTCGGGGATTTTGCAGGAGCTTAGAAATCGTGATTTACTAAAAGGCAAATGTGGAAAGTGTAACCTGAGGTGGCAGTG